One window of Mus caroli chromosome 11, CAROLI_EIJ_v1.1, whole genome shotgun sequence genomic DNA carries:
- the Btnl9 gene encoding butyrophilin-like protein 9 isoform X2 → MAQFRNRTLFEAYDIAEGSVNLHILSVLPSDEGRYGCRFLSHNFSGEAMWELEVAGSGSDPHISLQGFNGEGIQLQCSSSGWYPKPKVQWRGHQGQCLSPESEDITQNAQGLFSLETSVIVRGGAHSNVSCIIQNPLLPQKKEFVIQIADVFLPRMSPWKKAFVGTLVVLPLSLIVLTMLALRYFYKQRSFQEKRVKQEEEVREKLQTELDWRRSEGQAEWRAAQQYAVDVTLDPATAHPSLEVSNNGKSVSSRLGVPSIAAGDPQRFSEQTCVLSRERFSSGRHYWEVHVGRRSRWFLGACLESVERSGPARLSPAAGYWVMGLWNRCEYFVLDPHRVALALRVPPRRIGVLLDYEAGKLSFFNVSDGSHIFSFTDTFSGALRAYLRPRAHDGSEHPDPMTICSLPVRGPQVLEESDNDNWLQPYEPLDPAWAVNEAVS, encoded by the exons ATGGCACAGTTCCGAAACAGGACCTTATTTGAAGCATATGACATTGCAGAGGGAAGCGTGAACCTACACATCCTTAGCGTGCTTCCCTCCGACGAGGGCCGATATGGGTGCCGCTTTCTTTCTCACAACTTCTCTGGTGAAgccatgtgggagctggaagTAGCAG GATCGGGCTCAGACCCACACATCTCCCTCCAGGGCTTCAATGGAGAAGGTATTCAGCTGCAGTGCAGTTCCAGTGGCTGGTACCCCAAGCCAAAGGTTCAGTGGAGAGGCCACCAGGGTCAGTGCCTTTCTCCAGAGTCTGAAGACATCACCCAGAATGCCCAAGGCCTGTTCAGTCTGGAGACATCTGTGATTGTCCGAGGAGGGGCCCATAGCAATGTGTCTTGTATAATTCAGAATCCCTTGCTGCCCCAGAAGAAAGAATTCGTGATCCAGATTGCAG ATGTGTTCCTACCCAGAATGTCCCCCTGGAAGAAAGCCTTTGTGGGAACCCTGGTGGTCCTGCCGCTCAGTCTGATTGTGCTCACCATGCTGGCACTGCGATATTTTTACAAGCAGCGGAGCTTCCAAG aaaaacgggtgaagcaggaagaggaggtcCGAG agAAACTTCAGACAGAGCTTG ACTGGAGAAGGTCTGAAGGCCAGGCTG AGTGGAGAGCAGCCCAGCAATATGCAG TGGACGTGACCTTGGATCCTGCCACAGCGCACCCTAGTCTGGAGGTCTCCAACAACGGCAAGAGCGTGTCCTCCCGCCTGGGGGTGCCCAGTATTGCAGCCGGGGACCCGCAGCGGTTCTCGGAGCAGACGTGCGTGCTGAGTCGGGAACGCTTCTCCAGCGGCCGCCACTACTGGGAGGTGCACGTGGGTCGGCGCAGCCGCTGGTTCCTGGGCGCCTGTCTGGAGTCGGTGGAGCGCTCCGGGCCTGCGCGCCTGAGCCCGGCGGCCGGCTACTGGGTGATGGGTCTGTGGAACCGGTGCGAGTACTTCGTGCTGGACCCGCATCGCGTGGCATTGGCGCTACGCGTGCCTCCCCGGAGGATAGGCGTCCTGTTAGACTACGAGGCAGGGAAGCTGTCTTTCTTCAACGTGTCCGATGGCTCGCACATCTTCAGCTTCACCGACACTTTCTCAGGGGCGCTCCGCGCCTACTTAAGGCCCCGAGCCCACGATGGCAGTGAACACCCGGATCCTATGACCATCTGCTCTTTGCCGGTTAGAGGGCCACAGGTCCTCGAAGAGAGCGACAACGACAACTGGCTACAGCCCTACGAGCCTCTGGACCCCGCCTGGGCTGTTAATGAGGCAGTGTCGTGA
- the Btnl9 gene encoding butyrophilin-like protein 9 isoform X1, giving the protein MADFSVFLGFLKQIPRCLSIFFTYLLFLQLWEVNSDKVWVLGPEESILARVGEAVEFPCRLSSYQDAEHMEILWFRTQVSNVVYLYQEPQGRSSPQMAQFRNRTLFEAYDIAEGSVNLHILSVLPSDEGRYGCRFLSHNFSGEAMWELEVAGSGSDPHISLQGFNGEGIQLQCSSSGWYPKPKVQWRGHQGQCLSPESEDITQNAQGLFSLETSVIVRGGAHSNVSCIIQNPLLPQKKEFVIQIADVFLPRMSPWKKAFVGTLVVLPLSLIVLTMLALRYFYKQRSFQEKRVKQEEEVREKLQTELDWRRSEGQAEWRAAQQYAVDVTLDPATAHPSLEVSNNGKSVSSRLGVPSIAAGDPQRFSEQTCVLSRERFSSGRHYWEVHVGRRSRWFLGACLESVERSGPARLSPAAGYWVMGLWNRCEYFVLDPHRVALALRVPPRRIGVLLDYEAGKLSFFNVSDGSHIFSFTDTFSGALRAYLRPRAHDGSEHPDPMTICSLPVRGPQVLEESDNDNWLQPYEPLDPAWAVNEAVS; this is encoded by the exons ATGGCAGATTTCTCAGTATTTCTGGGGTTTCTGAAGCAAATACCTCGGTGCCTCAGCATCTTCTTCACCTACCTTCTCTTCCTTCAGTTGTGGGAGGTGAACTCAG ACAAGGTCTGGGTGCTGGGCCCTGAGGAGTCCATTTTGGCCCGCGTCGGGGAAGCGGTGGAGTTCCCATGTCGCTTATCATCATACCAAGACGCAGAGCACATGGAAATTCTCTGGTTTCGGACCCAGGTCTCCAACGTGGTATACCTGTACCAGGAGCCGCAGGGGCGCTCCAGCCCGCAGATGGCACAGTTCCGAAACAGGACCTTATTTGAAGCATATGACATTGCAGAGGGAAGCGTGAACCTACACATCCTTAGCGTGCTTCCCTCCGACGAGGGCCGATATGGGTGCCGCTTTCTTTCTCACAACTTCTCTGGTGAAgccatgtgggagctggaagTAGCAG GATCGGGCTCAGACCCACACATCTCCCTCCAGGGCTTCAATGGAGAAGGTATTCAGCTGCAGTGCAGTTCCAGTGGCTGGTACCCCAAGCCAAAGGTTCAGTGGAGAGGCCACCAGGGTCAGTGCCTTTCTCCAGAGTCTGAAGACATCACCCAGAATGCCCAAGGCCTGTTCAGTCTGGAGACATCTGTGATTGTCCGAGGAGGGGCCCATAGCAATGTGTCTTGTATAATTCAGAATCCCTTGCTGCCCCAGAAGAAAGAATTCGTGATCCAGATTGCAG ATGTGTTCCTACCCAGAATGTCCCCCTGGAAGAAAGCCTTTGTGGGAACCCTGGTGGTCCTGCCGCTCAGTCTGATTGTGCTCACCATGCTGGCACTGCGATATTTTTACAAGCAGCGGAGCTTCCAAG aaaaacgggtgaagcaggaagaggaggtcCGAG agAAACTTCAGACAGAGCTTG ACTGGAGAAGGTCTGAAGGCCAGGCTG AGTGGAGAGCAGCCCAGCAATATGCAG TGGACGTGACCTTGGATCCTGCCACAGCGCACCCTAGTCTGGAGGTCTCCAACAACGGCAAGAGCGTGTCCTCCCGCCTGGGGGTGCCCAGTATTGCAGCCGGGGACCCGCAGCGGTTCTCGGAGCAGACGTGCGTGCTGAGTCGGGAACGCTTCTCCAGCGGCCGCCACTACTGGGAGGTGCACGTGGGTCGGCGCAGCCGCTGGTTCCTGGGCGCCTGTCTGGAGTCGGTGGAGCGCTCCGGGCCTGCGCGCCTGAGCCCGGCGGCCGGCTACTGGGTGATGGGTCTGTGGAACCGGTGCGAGTACTTCGTGCTGGACCCGCATCGCGTGGCATTGGCGCTACGCGTGCCTCCCCGGAGGATAGGCGTCCTGTTAGACTACGAGGCAGGGAAGCTGTCTTTCTTCAACGTGTCCGATGGCTCGCACATCTTCAGCTTCACCGACACTTTCTCAGGGGCGCTCCGCGCCTACTTAAGGCCCCGAGCCCACGATGGCAGTGAACACCCGGATCCTATGACCATCTGCTCTTTGCCGGTTAGAGGGCCACAGGTCCTCGAAGAGAGCGACAACGACAACTGGCTACAGCCCTACGAGCCTCTGGACCCCGCCTGGGCTGTTAATGAGGCAGTGTCGTGA
- the LOC110306112 gene encoding olfactory receptor 2M3-like: MAEELWNHSSLSSFILAGLFSHSPYDSFFFSLVLLAFGAAVVGNILLLMLIQVDRRLHTPMYFFLSQLSIMDLTMTCTVVPKMATNFLSGGKLISLGGCASQIFFVVTVGGAECFLLAVMAYDRYMAVCHPLRYPVLMNWKACSFLAMTSWMGGVADSVIDVGMVFSFPYCGSLEVDHFFCEVPALLRLSCSDTSLFEDLIYACCVVMLLLPLGVIVASYARVLTTVMRMPSTEGKQKALTTCSSHLAVVGLYYGGAIFSYMQRASARTPLGDRATSIFYTIVTPMFNPLIYSLRNREVTSALKKMLERWSM, from the coding sequence AAGAGCTCTGGAATCATTCCTCCCTGTCCAGCTTCATCCTTGCTGGCCTGTTCAGCCACTCACCTTAtgactctttcttcttctccctggtTCTTCTGGCCTTTGGGGCTGCTGTGGTTGGTAACATCCTCCTCCTGATGCTCATCCAGGTGGATAGACGCctgcacacccccatgtacttcttcctcagtcaGCTCTCCATCATGGACTTGACTATGACATGCACAGTGGTCCCCAAGATGGCAACCAACTTTCTCTCAGGCGGGAAGCTCATCTCGCTGGGAGGCTGTGCGTCTCAGATCTTCTTTGTAGTTACTGTAGGAGGTGCTGAGTGCTTCCTCTTGGCCGTCATGGCCTACGATAGGTATATGGCTGTCTGCCACCCACTGAGGTACCCTGTACTGATGAactggaaggcctgctctttcTTGGCCATGACATCCTGGATGGGTGGCGTGGCAGACAGTGTGATTGATGTGGGTATGGTCTTTAGCTTTCCCTATTGTGGATCTCTAGAGGTGGACCACTTCTTCTGtgaggttcctgccctgttgcGCCTCTCCTGTTCAGACACCTCACTATTTGAGGACCTCATCTATGCATGTTGTGTGGTGATGTTACTGCTGCCTCTTGGGGTCATTGTGGCATCCTATGCTCGGGTCCTCACAACTGTGATGAGGATGCCCTCCACTGAGGGGAAACAGAAGGCCCTCACCACTTGTTCTTCCCACCTGGCCGTGGTGGGCCTCTACTACGGGGGAGCCATATTTAGCTACATGCAGCGAGCCTCGGCTAGGACACCACTGGGGGATAGAGCCACCTCCATCTTCTACACTATTGTCACCCCAATGTTCAACCCACTTATTTACAGTCTGAGGAATAGGGAGGTAACCAGTGCCCTGAAGAAGATGCTGGAGAGGTGGAGCATGTAG